Proteins encoded by one window of Vibrio algicola:
- a CDS encoding DUF3299 domain-containing protein — MKNILLMFALIAPLANAADTLSWDSLRPQNTQQQSLSPSDKALVTEIYVYEVAQQSRKLSPMEHDGYIKRIELAEKRGLNVREALDEMVSGKRYANAIIPDLQVNDMKLGGFLVPLEMEGLVGTQFILVPTAGACVHTPPPPANQTILVDFPEGYQMQSLYTPVWVEGDIKAGGVSASVALSDGNQDIEIGYVIDASDIVAYQ, encoded by the coding sequence ATGAAAAACATACTGCTAATGTTCGCATTGATCGCGCCTTTGGCTAATGCAGCAGACACTTTGTCATGGGACTCTCTTCGCCCGCAAAACACACAGCAGCAGAGTTTATCTCCGAGTGACAAAGCATTGGTTACAGAGATTTATGTCTATGAAGTGGCTCAACAAAGCCGCAAACTTAGCCCAATGGAACACGATGGCTACATCAAGCGTATTGAACTCGCAGAGAAACGCGGGTTGAACGTGAGAGAGGCACTTGATGAAATGGTGAGTGGTAAGCGTTATGCCAATGCCATTATTCCTGACTTGCAAGTGAATGACATGAAACTAGGTGGCTTTTTGGTACCACTAGAGATGGAAGGCTTAGTCGGGACGCAATTTATTTTGGTGCCAACGGCGGGCGCTTGTGTTCATACACCACCGCCACCGGCGAATCAAACTATCTTGGTTGACTTCCCTGAAGGCTATCAGATGCAAAGCCTTTACACGCCTGTTTGGGTCGAAGGGGATATCAAGGCAGGAGGGGTGTCTGCATCCGTTGCACTATCGGACGGTAATCAGGATATCGAAATTGGTTATGTTATCGATGCCTCTGACATCGTGGCCTATCAATAG
- the pdxY gene encoding pyridoxal kinase, giving the protein MKSVISIQPHLVCGHAGNSSTIFPVQRMGVETWAINSLQCSDVSEHPVSFSCPAEIVSELVQALDRNERLNHCNAIISGYQSSLAHNQAVYQAVQLVKSHSVGALYVCHPSLNGESEAHPTDPEAHRYIVEQLMPLADVLICQPETLQQFTGTVIKDEQDAAHACQQALAKGPKIVLVSKVPCVADGSISMMLATPKNLYSVQRPWLEFAKEPVGVDDLLTAVYSACLVNRMSPVVALRHTNNALYGVLETTLDSGSDVLQTISAQYEFVEPTHDFAVLKHVF; this is encoded by the coding sequence ATGAAAAGCGTTATTTCCATCCAGCCCCATTTGGTTTGTGGTCACGCAGGCAATAGCTCTACGATTTTCCCGGTTCAGCGTATGGGGGTTGAAACATGGGCAATTAACAGCTTGCAGTGTTCAGATGTCTCCGAGCACCCGGTGAGCTTCAGTTGTCCAGCGGAAATCGTTTCTGAACTAGTGCAAGCTTTAGATCGAAATGAGCGACTTAACCACTGCAATGCGATTATTTCTGGGTATCAAAGTTCATTGGCGCACAATCAAGCGGTTTATCAAGCGGTTCAGTTGGTGAAGTCTCACAGTGTTGGCGCCTTGTATGTTTGTCATCCGTCGCTTAATGGTGAAAGTGAGGCGCATCCTACCGATCCAGAGGCACATCGCTATATTGTGGAGCAACTGATGCCACTAGCGGATGTGTTGATCTGTCAACCAGAAACACTGCAACAATTTACTGGCACAGTCATTAAAGATGAACAAGATGCTGCTCATGCTTGTCAGCAGGCATTGGCAAAGGGGCCCAAAATCGTGCTCGTGAGCAAGGTACCGTGTGTGGCGGATGGAAGTATTTCGATGATGTTAGCCACGCCGAAAAACCTCTACTCAGTACAAAGGCCTTGGCTTGAATTCGCTAAGGAGCCGGTTGGAGTGGACGATTTGCTCACCGCGGTTTATTCGGCTTGTTTGGTCAATCGTATGTCACCGGTTGTGGCGCTGCGTCATACCAATAACGCCTTGTATGGTGTACTAGAGACAACACTCGATAGTGGCAGTGATGTGCTACAAACCATTAGCGCACAATATGAGTTTGTTGAACCGACCCATGACTTCGCGGTGCTGAAACACGTTTTCTGA
- a CDS encoding LysR family transcriptional regulator: MNFSLEQLLAFVTVYEHLSFSKAAVKLNKHRTTIGQVITNLEDQLAVTLFERIGRSVEPTEDGHLLYHYAKQAIEQARVFDKIALSLSYGELERVVIAYPSFVPHQALFLIRQQLAQDFPTMRVEFLVRGRDEIKQGIVDGSIHFGLANIHESTAIHSFDSTFLGHVEFLPYVQAGGRLAQMDKAAVVGELQTERQFMLKSLVDEGLAEKFVYSANNEQVDQLALVIKMIKEGLGWAWLPKALSESQFALEGVSPLKFDMMLEGMKLPISLWCPHAKNIKAVRGAIIKAISEHVQTYKSR, translated from the coding sequence ATGAACTTTAGTCTTGAACAGCTATTGGCATTTGTCACCGTTTATGAACACCTTTCTTTTAGCAAGGCCGCGGTAAAACTCAATAAGCATCGTACGACCATAGGTCAGGTTATCACTAACCTTGAAGACCAGCTTGCCGTTACTTTGTTTGAACGTATTGGCCGCTCTGTCGAACCTACCGAAGATGGTCATCTTCTTTATCATTATGCCAAGCAAGCGATCGAGCAAGCGCGCGTGTTTGATAAAATCGCTCTCAGTCTTTCCTACGGCGAGTTGGAACGGGTGGTGATTGCCTATCCAAGCTTTGTACCACATCAAGCTCTGTTTTTGATCCGCCAACAATTAGCCCAAGATTTCCCGACCATGCGTGTAGAATTTTTGGTGCGCGGCCGCGATGAAATTAAGCAAGGCATCGTTGATGGCAGCATTCACTTTGGTTTGGCGAATATTCACGAAAGTACCGCAATCCATAGTTTTGATTCGACCTTTTTAGGCCATGTTGAGTTCTTGCCTTACGTGCAAGCTGGCGGCCGATTGGCGCAAATGGACAAAGCCGCAGTCGTGGGTGAACTGCAAACAGAAAGACAGTTCATGCTCAAATCACTGGTGGATGAGGGCTTGGCCGAAAAGTTTGTCTATTCAGCCAACAACGAGCAAGTCGATCAGCTGGCTTTGGTGATTAAAATGATCAAAGAAGGGCTGGGCTGGGCCTGGTTGCCGAAAGCCTTGTCTGAGTCTCAATTTGCGCTAGAGGGGGTATCACCACTCAAGTTTGATATGATGTTAGAAGGCATGAAACTCCCCATCTCCCTGTGGTGCCCACACGCCAAAAATATCAAAGCGGTGAGAGGGGCAATCATCAAAGCGATTAGCGAACATGTGCAGACATACAAATCTCGTTAG
- a CDS encoding BamA/TamA family outer membrane protein, whose amino-acid sequence MNKIHPLILACATTLFASYSSASFFDSHDGQFDLGHHIAENAYGFLPVPILITEPAVGVGGGVAGLFLHEDEQAKEKRKQAALAAVDGGAQLVPAAMTLVGAAGTENGSWFAFAGHRHSWLKDSIRYTGGLGVGEAKLDIYQPIQFDGVGPLPAIDTLRFGTTTQVAGLMQKLQFRVKDTPLMLGAKQVLAVSSVDLNFYGKLGQAIDKLSQHFDLEQLGNTSVTSGLGLVVDYDTRDNLFYPTQGYQLSAEYMAYDEAIGSDYNYQNLSLNGQVYFPLGDAWNLAFAGNYQHFSSDDRLITPTAKPYVALRGVSSYRYQGDEILTVQTQLSYDIDNRWKVSAFYGHGVAQQRNSEDALNQVDAYGVGFRYHIARRYGLRLGVDIAFSDQESALYFNIGSGL is encoded by the coding sequence ATGAACAAAATACACCCGCTGATCTTGGCTTGTGCCACTACCTTATTCGCTTCATATAGCAGTGCCTCGTTTTTTGACAGCCATGATGGGCAGTTTGATCTTGGGCATCATATTGCTGAGAACGCTTACGGCTTCTTGCCAGTACCCATCTTAATCACTGAGCCGGCGGTTGGAGTTGGTGGAGGTGTCGCTGGGCTATTTTTACACGAAGATGAGCAGGCTAAGGAGAAGCGCAAACAGGCAGCGCTAGCAGCGGTGGATGGGGGCGCTCAGTTAGTGCCCGCTGCCATGACTCTGGTCGGGGCGGCGGGCACGGAGAATGGCTCTTGGTTTGCGTTTGCCGGGCATCGACATTCTTGGTTAAAAGATTCGATCCGATACACAGGTGGACTGGGCGTTGGCGAAGCTAAACTCGATATTTATCAACCAATTCAGTTTGATGGCGTCGGCCCATTGCCTGCAATCGATACCCTTAGGTTTGGTACTACGACCCAAGTGGCAGGCTTGATGCAAAAACTTCAGTTTCGAGTGAAAGACACGCCACTGATGTTAGGCGCCAAACAAGTGCTCGCAGTTTCTAGTGTTGATCTAAATTTTTACGGAAAACTGGGCCAAGCCATTGATAAGCTAAGCCAGCATTTTGACCTTGAACAGTTAGGCAACACGTCGGTGACATCGGGGCTGGGGCTGGTGGTTGATTACGATACGCGTGACAACTTGTTCTACCCGACTCAAGGGTATCAGCTCAGTGCTGAGTATATGGCTTATGATGAGGCGATTGGTAGCGATTACAACTATCAAAATCTTTCGCTTAACGGACAGGTCTATTTTCCGCTGGGTGATGCTTGGAATCTGGCGTTTGCTGGGAACTATCAACATTTCTCTAGTGATGATCGGTTGATAACGCCAACTGCAAAACCTTACGTAGCGCTGCGAGGTGTTTCGTCGTATCGCTACCAAGGTGATGAGATACTCACCGTACAGACTCAGCTTAGTTATGATATTGATAATCGCTGGAAAGTCTCTGCATTTTACGGACATGGTGTCGCGCAGCAGCGCAATTCCGAAGATGCCCTGAACCAAGTAGACGCTTATGGGGTCGGATTTCGCTACCATATTGCTCGGCGTTATGGCCTTCGTTTAGGTGTCGATATTGCGTTCAGCGATCAAGAAAGTGCACTGTACTTTAATATTGGTAGCGGGCTCTAA
- a CDS encoding ChaN family lipoprotein, with amino-acid sequence MIITTKPFNILFGLVSFILLVGCSTSSPVPLSNPAPLASAAKVNTFYDFQLYSKTGQALSVEKMALQAQTADVILVGEWHTHAGIHLFQTQLLQALIQQPRAVALSMEQFSRDKQAVVNEYLEGEIGEQTLIQKGKAWPNYESDYRPLVELAKTNHIDVIAANAPKTMVQCIAKQGLSYLDKQPEQSLAWVAKVINIEDSPYKQKFMDSMHHGSAQQNETQYAAQATWDATIAESMVNYLSQHPSKHIIHIAGMFHTEDGLGTAAAMLRLNPDLNILIITPTESILKDSPDFQLHVLAPPTRFIKKENRLAAYKTLGKRSQELDCDGVN; translated from the coding sequence ATGATAATAACCACAAAACCCTTCAACATTTTATTCGGGCTAGTCAGCTTCATTCTGCTTGTCGGGTGTTCAACGTCTTCTCCTGTGCCATTGAGTAACCCAGCTCCCCTTGCTTCCGCTGCCAAAGTTAACACCTTCTATGACTTTCAGTTGTACTCCAAAACAGGACAAGCGCTGAGTGTTGAGAAAATGGCTCTGCAAGCGCAAACCGCCGATGTGATCTTGGTGGGAGAATGGCATACCCACGCAGGGATCCATCTTTTTCAAACCCAGCTACTGCAAGCACTTATTCAACAACCTCGCGCTGTTGCTCTTTCGATGGAGCAATTTAGCCGAGATAAACAAGCGGTCGTTAATGAGTATTTAGAGGGTGAAATAGGCGAACAAACGCTGATACAAAAAGGGAAAGCTTGGCCCAATTATGAAAGTGATTATCGGCCTTTAGTCGAACTGGCCAAAACCAATCATATTGATGTTATCGCGGCTAATGCGCCAAAAACTATGGTGCAATGTATCGCTAAACAAGGATTAAGCTATTTAGATAAGCAACCCGAGCAATCACTCGCTTGGGTAGCAAAAGTGATCAATATCGAAGACAGCCCATACAAACAAAAGTTTATGGATTCTATGCACCACGGCAGCGCACAGCAAAATGAAACTCAATATGCAGCGCAAGCAACTTGGGATGCCACCATTGCGGAATCTATGGTCAATTATTTGTCGCAACATCCAAGTAAACACATCATACATATTGCCGGCATGTTTCATACCGAAGATGGGCTGGGAACGGCGGCGGCCATGTTACGCTTAAACCCAGATTTGAACATTTTGATTATTACGCCAACTGAATCTATTCTTAAAGACTCGCCCGACTTTCAACTGCACGTCCTTGCCCCGCCAACTCGATTTATTAAAAAAGAGAACCGGCTAGCCGCTTACAAAACACTAGGCAAACGTAGCCAAGAACTTGATTGCGATGGTGTGAATTAA
- a CDS encoding endonuclease, translated as MGLLPVVSRLFGVIALTLPTLSYATPNISIDSFSKAKRLLMSEVYNQDPARHTVYCNIPFNAKKQTQLPTGFDHSLYTKRSQRIEFEHIVPAENFGSSFKQWREGDEKCVSSKGKAYKGRKCATKASEAFRLMQADGYNLYAAVGSVNAYRSNYNFQMLSGTQSDFGSCDFHVDNRKAQPPVFARGLIARTYLYFDETYSSFNISRQQRQLFTAWDKQYPVTQFECGKAKIVEKYQHNSNPILADRCRSL; from the coding sequence ATGGGATTATTGCCCGTAGTCAGTCGTTTGTTCGGGGTGATAGCCTTAACGCTTCCCACTTTGAGCTATGCTACTCCCAATATTAGTATCGATTCTTTTTCCAAAGCCAAGCGCTTGCTAATGAGCGAAGTGTATAACCAAGATCCCGCACGTCATACGGTGTATTGCAATATTCCGTTTAATGCCAAAAAGCAAACCCAATTGCCAACCGGCTTTGATCACAGTTTGTATACCAAACGATCACAACGTATTGAGTTTGAACACATTGTTCCCGCTGAAAACTTTGGCAGCAGTTTCAAACAGTGGCGTGAGGGTGATGAAAAATGTGTTTCGAGCAAAGGTAAAGCGTATAAAGGACGTAAGTGCGCCACCAAAGCGAGTGAGGCTTTTCGCTTAATGCAAGCGGATGGTTATAACTTGTATGCGGCGGTTGGGTCAGTCAATGCTTATCGTTCTAACTATAATTTCCAAATGCTTTCTGGCACTCAAAGTGATTTCGGCTCGTGCGATTTCCATGTCGATAATCGTAAAGCGCAGCCACCAGTATTTGCCCGTGGTTTAATTGCGCGAACCTATTTGTATTTTGATGAGACTTACTCAAGTTTTAATATTAGTCGCCAGCAACGCCAACTGTTTACCGCTTGGGATAAGCAATATCCTGTGACTCAATTTGAATGTGGTAAAGCTAAAATTGTCGAAAAATATCAACATAATAGCAATCCTATCTTAGCTGATCGCTGCCGCAGCCTCTAA
- the rlmA gene encoding 23S rRNA (guanine(745)-N(1))-methyltransferase codes for MSYQCPLCHHTLIARIGGFQCENNHQFDSAKEGYVNLMPVQHKRSKQPGDNVDMMQARRRFLASDQYHPMRKSVTNLCLKHTKNSQHQVLDIGCGEGYYTAYLSEKLASQSINAVTYGLDISKVAIRYAAKRYTTQHMQYCVASSHRLPFANHSLDAVVRIYAPCQAQELERVLTEQGVMITVTPAARHLYQLREQVYSQVHLHDETVEEMAGFELIEQSKLSYEMQLSGEQADDLLQMTPFAWKASAELRQQLKTATQFDCEADFMLRVYKKLTR; via the coding sequence ATGTCTTACCAATGCCCACTTTGCCATCATACTCTTATTGCTCGTATTGGCGGATTTCAATGTGAAAATAATCACCAGTTCGATAGTGCCAAAGAAGGTTATGTTAATTTGATGCCGGTGCAACATAAACGCTCTAAGCAGCCGGGTGATAATGTCGATATGATGCAAGCTCGTCGTCGATTTTTAGCCTCAGATCAGTATCATCCCATGCGTAAATCGGTCACAAACCTGTGCTTAAAACACACCAAGAACAGCCAACATCAAGTGTTAGATATTGGCTGTGGCGAGGGCTATTACACTGCTTATTTGTCCGAAAAACTGGCGTCACAATCCATCAATGCGGTCACTTATGGGCTGGATATTTCCAAAGTCGCCATTCGTTATGCGGCCAAGCGTTATACCACTCAACACATGCAATATTGTGTTGCCTCAAGTCATCGCTTGCCATTTGCTAACCACAGTCTTGATGCCGTGGTGCGTATTTATGCCCCTTGCCAAGCCCAGGAACTAGAACGAGTATTAACCGAACAAGGAGTGATGATCACCGTTACGCCAGCCGCGCGCCACTTATATCAACTGCGTGAACAGGTTTATAGTCAAGTGCATTTGCATGATGAAACGGTAGAAGAGATGGCCGGTTTTGAATTGATTGAACAATCAAAATTGAGCTATGAGATGCAACTTAGTGGCGAACAAGCCGATGACTTATTGCAGATGACGCCTTTCGCATGGAAAGCCAGCGCAGAGCTACGCCAGCAATTAAAAACCGCCACACAATTTGATTGCGAGGCGGATTTTATGCTGCGAGTTTATAAAAAACTGACACGCTAA
- a CDS encoding D-hexose-6-phosphate mutarotase, with translation MNLNGLPIISVLSDCVTIVQKDGIKIVRVKHDKAEAGISLFGGHVVSFKPIDQQDVIWMSERAIFDGNTALRGGIPVCWPWFGRIAAPAHGFARSSEWQLIEHRENEQGVIVSLGLRPNDTTLDIWPHQFDAVLNMEVSECLKVSLTVTNTDSNAWTFSGALHSYFNIADINDTAITGMGDNYLDNLQSGKACLGGNALNFKAGVDRVYTQPQECIDITDPKHQRTITVKNQGDNAAVIWNPWELAINMGDMDDDGYQTMVCVESTLHAPSLEQGKTLQPGESHTLSTEIGIKA, from the coding sequence ATGAATCTTAACGGTCTCCCAATCATCAGCGTATTATCTGATTGTGTCACTATCGTACAAAAAGACGGAATCAAAATCGTCCGAGTTAAACATGACAAAGCCGAAGCGGGTATTTCTCTTTTCGGTGGTCATGTGGTGTCATTTAAACCTATCGATCAACAAGATGTTATTTGGATGAGCGAGCGGGCTATTTTTGATGGCAATACTGCTTTGCGTGGCGGTATTCCAGTCTGTTGGCCTTGGTTCGGTCGCATTGCGGCTCCAGCGCATGGGTTTGCTCGTTCAAGTGAATGGCAGCTGATTGAGCATAGAGAAAATGAACAAGGCGTTATAGTGAGTCTTGGTTTGCGTCCAAATGACACTACACTTGATATTTGGCCTCATCAATTTGATGCGGTGCTTAATATGGAAGTGTCTGAATGCTTAAAAGTGTCTCTTACCGTCACCAATACCGATAGCAATGCATGGACTTTCTCTGGCGCGCTGCACAGCTATTTCAATATTGCCGATATTAATGACACCGCTATTACTGGCATGGGTGATAATTACTTAGACAACTTACAAAGTGGCAAAGCTTGTCTTGGTGGCAATGCATTAAACTTTAAAGCCGGCGTAGATCGCGTCTACACTCAGCCTCAAGAGTGTATCGACATCACCGACCCTAAACATCAGCGTACTATTACGGTTAAAAACCAAGGTGATAATGCGGCGGTTATTTGGAATCCGTGGGAACTGGCAATCAATATGGGCGATATGGATGATGATGGCTACCAAACAATGGTGTGTGTCGAGTCAACATTACATGCGCCAAGCCTAGAACAAGGTAAAACGTTGCAACCCGGTGAAAGCCATACTCTAAGCACGGAAATTGGCATCAAAGCCTAA